A window of Reinekea marina contains these coding sequences:
- a CDS encoding AEC family transporter, translated as MIHFVNALIPILVLIALGYLLNKAKFLSAQTWAGIEKLTYFVMFPALLINTLASQQIDGAPWPTMLLIIFLVLTITSATLIALHLLPNNDSPAEFTSIFQGGVRFNTYIALSISGAYFGAEGLALASIGAGFMIPMINFLCVGVFVFYGKKEARSAKVFIKQLVMNPLIIGCAIGALLSITGIGLPGVTLQITEIIGRAALPLGLLAVGAALRPELVKGHFSAIVKSSVVQFLFKPVLILVLCFAFGLEGVAAGVLLIAFISPTASSAYILARQLGGDLESMASIITLQTLIAFLVMPLWAWYWFM; from the coding sequence ATGATCCATTTTGTAAATGCGTTAATTCCGATTTTAGTGCTTATAGCATTGGGCTATCTACTCAATAAAGCCAAATTTTTATCGGCACAAACCTGGGCCGGCATTGAAAAACTCACCTATTTTGTCATGTTTCCGGCCTTGCTGATAAATACATTGGCTAGCCAGCAAATAGACGGCGCGCCTTGGCCAACTATGCTGTTGATCATTTTTTTGGTACTTACTATTACATCTGCCACGTTAATAGCTCTGCATTTATTGCCAAATAACGATTCGCCCGCTGAATTTACCTCTATTTTCCAAGGCGGAGTTCGATTCAATACTTACATCGCACTTTCTATATCTGGCGCCTACTTTGGCGCAGAAGGGTTAGCATTAGCCTCCATTGGTGCGGGCTTTATGATACCGATGATCAATTTCTTATGTGTCGGCGTATTTGTTTTCTACGGAAAAAAAGAAGCTCGGTCGGCGAAAGTTTTTATAAAGCAACTCGTTATGAATCCATTAATTATTGGCTGTGCTATAGGCGCTTTGTTAAGCATTACAGGTATTGGACTGCCAGGGGTCACGTTACAGATCACGGAAATCATCGGCAGAGCCGCTTTGCCATTGGGGTTATTGGCCGTTGGTGCGGCCTTGAGGCCAGAGCTTGTGAAAGGCCATTTTAGTGCCATTGTAAAATCATCCGTGGTTCAGTTTCTGTTTAAACCCGTGTTGATATTAGTCTTATGCTTTGCGTTTGGCTTAGAGGGGGTTGCTGCAGGTGTACTGCTTATTGCCTTCATTTCGCCAACCGCATCTTCGGCGTATATTTTAGCGCGTCAATTGGGCGGTGATTTAGAATCAATGGCTTCAATCATTACTCTACAAACGTTGATAGCTTTTCTGGTCATGCCATTGTGGGCTTGGTACTGGTTTATGTAA
- the nfsA gene encoding oxygen-insensitive NADPH nitroreductase — translation MNETLALLQSHRSIRKFTEEAVPQEQLEHWIQAGQAAATSSFIQACTVIQVDQGDQRNVLAHLAADQQYVSEAPVFLVFCADMRRHQEACALHEADMHKGYTEQFLTASLDVGLFAQNVVVAAESEGYGICYIGALRNNIEAVSKLLELPDLVYPVFGLCIGKPAQNPEVKPRLPLSVVLKKNTYTQTGDVEAMARYDAQVQSYYQQRTGNNKAATWTSQIANMLQKEARPHMLRFLRSKGFLEK, via the coding sequence ATGAATGAAACGTTAGCCCTATTACAATCGCATCGCTCTATTCGTAAGTTTACCGAAGAAGCTGTGCCTCAAGAGCAGTTAGAGCACTGGATACAAGCTGGCCAAGCCGCGGCCACTTCTAGTTTTATTCAAGCTTGTACGGTGATACAAGTTGATCAAGGAGACCAGAGAAATGTACTCGCGCACTTAGCGGCTGATCAACAATACGTGAGTGAAGCACCTGTTTTTCTCGTTTTTTGTGCCGACATGAGGCGCCATCAAGAAGCTTGCGCTTTGCACGAAGCCGACATGCATAAAGGCTATACCGAACAATTTTTAACGGCCTCCCTTGATGTCGGCTTATTTGCGCAAAATGTTGTGGTTGCGGCTGAATCTGAAGGCTACGGGATATGCTATATCGGAGCATTGCGCAATAATATTGAAGCCGTATCTAAGCTGTTAGAACTCCCTGATTTAGTTTATCCAGTATTTGGTTTGTGTATCGGAAAACCAGCGCAAAACCCTGAAGTAAAACCTCGCCTACCTTTATCTGTGGTACTTAAGAAGAATACCTACACTCAAACGGGTGATGTTGAAGCCATGGCTCGTTATGATGCGCAAGTTCAATCTTACTACCAACAGCGAACAGGCAATAACAAAGCCGCTACCTGGACATCACAAATTGCGAATATGTTGCAAAAGGAAGCTAGACCACACATGTTAAGGTTCTTGCGCAGCAAAGGGTTTTTGGAGAAGTAG
- a CDS encoding LysE family translocator, producing the protein MSGWLSLLIFAMVSTVTPGPNNIMIMASGLNYGIRRSLPHWFGIFLGFPLMALGVGLGLGQAFELWPWLHSVIKVLGISYLLYLAYKIAITNTQAEDSASSNPLTFMQAVLFQWVNPKAWVMCIGAIATFTTFDISMMQQALLIAFAFVLVGAPCTGIWLFAGHYLQRFLNQPNYQRMFNYAMATLLVASLLPMVPFDAFI; encoded by the coding sequence ATGAGCGGTTGGTTAAGTTTACTAATTTTTGCCATGGTATCGACGGTAACGCCTGGGCCTAACAACATCATGATTATGGCATCGGGGCTTAACTATGGCATTCGCCGTTCGTTGCCACATTGGTTTGGAATCTTTTTAGGATTTCCGTTAATGGCGCTGGGGGTCGGCTTAGGGTTAGGTCAGGCTTTTGAATTGTGGCCTTGGCTACACTCTGTCATAAAAGTATTAGGAATAAGCTACCTATTATATTTGGCCTACAAAATAGCCATCACCAACACTCAGGCTGAAGATAGTGCTTCCTCTAATCCATTAACTTTTATGCAAGCGGTGTTGTTTCAATGGGTTAACCCTAAGGCTTGGGTGATGTGTATAGGGGCTATCGCCACCTTTACCACTTTCGATATTAGTATGATGCAACAGGCCTTACTTATCGCTTTTGCATTTGTACTAGTCGGTGCACCTTGTACAGGAATTTGGCTATTTGCTGGCCATTACTTACAGCGCTTTCTGAATCAGCCAAATTATCAACGCATGTTTAACTATGCAATGGCGACTTTATTGGTAGCCTCACTGCTGCCGATGGTTCCATTCGATGCATTCATCTAG
- the hisA gene encoding phosphoribosylformimino-5-aminoimidazole carboxamide ribotide isomerase, with the protein MTIFRPCIDLHQGQVKQIVGGSLNDEGAQTNFISQYDAAYYAGLYKEHLLTGGHVIALGQGNDEQAKKALAVWPQGLQFGGGVTVENASHYIEAGASHVIVTSALFEGGEFSFSKLEAIKAEVGADKLVLDLSCRKTESGWHIATNRWQTITSLAVNSDTLVELSKHCAEFLVHAADVEGLQGGIDEELVRLLGQHTTIPVTYAGGARSLADLLRVHELSRGKVDLTIGSALDIFGGKGVTLDECIEWNHRQQ; encoded by the coding sequence TTGACTATTTTTCGCCCCTGTATCGATTTACATCAAGGCCAAGTAAAGCAGATTGTAGGCGGGAGCCTTAACGATGAAGGTGCACAAACTAATTTTATTAGCCAATACGATGCCGCTTACTACGCGGGTTTGTATAAAGAGCATCTTTTGACCGGTGGGCATGTAATTGCGTTAGGCCAGGGCAATGACGAGCAGGCGAAAAAAGCGCTGGCCGTTTGGCCACAAGGTTTGCAGTTTGGCGGGGGTGTTACTGTAGAGAATGCCAGTCATTATATTGAAGCGGGTGCGAGCCATGTAATAGTGACCTCGGCCTTGTTTGAAGGCGGCGAATTTAGCTTCTCTAAATTAGAGGCCATAAAAGCAGAAGTGGGTGCAGATAAATTAGTGCTCGATTTAAGTTGCCGTAAAACAGAATCTGGCTGGCACATTGCTACTAATCGATGGCAAACCATTACTTCATTAGCCGTGAATAGCGATACACTGGTTGAGTTATCAAAACATTGTGCTGAGTTTTTAGTTCATGCCGCCGATGTAGAAGGCTTACAAGGTGGTATAGATGAAGAGCTGGTCAGGTTGCTTGGCCAGCATACAACTATTCCGGTTACCTATGCCGGTGGTGCCCGATCGCTAGCCGATTTACTTCGCGTCCATGAATTATCTAGAGGTAAAGTCGATTTAACCATCGGTAGTGCTTTAGATATTTTTGGTGGTAAAGGCGTAACCCTAGATGAATGCATCGAATGGAACCATCGGCAGCAGTGA
- a CDS encoding DMT family transporter produces MQAVRTAGQKQLTHSMSAIVATWARYGFGFPVAIIYFILIWQGQFMALTEFTLSFYTIVLSAALFQLAATLLLVKVLSLRNFAVGTTFAKTEGIFAAIIGALIFSTTLSLLAWLAILIGVTGLVFVSLKKSSIHVKSFWNNKTFILGILAGVFFALTSLLLREASLVSVVNPIMTAAYVLMLSLGIQGLICSGLVHWQDSQNWKQLHGQANTILFVGLTGTLGSIGWYTAFSYQDAAIVKAFGQIEYIATLALTHYFFRESISRMEWLGIISVLFSVVLLLVGV; encoded by the coding sequence ATGCAAGCGGTTCGAACGGCGGGCCAAAAACAACTAACGCATAGTATGAGCGCTATCGTTGCAACTTGGGCTCGCTATGGTTTTGGTTTTCCAGTGGCTATAATCTATTTTATCCTAATCTGGCAAGGGCAGTTTATGGCCCTGACAGAATTTACACTGTCGTTTTATACCATTGTTTTGAGTGCTGCTCTGTTTCAACTGGCTGCAACATTATTGCTCGTAAAGGTTTTAAGTCTTCGCAATTTTGCTGTGGGGACAACCTTTGCTAAAACGGAGGGTATATTTGCGGCTATTATCGGCGCTTTGATCTTTTCAACGACTCTGAGTTTACTCGCATGGTTGGCAATTTTAATTGGCGTGACAGGATTAGTATTCGTAAGTCTCAAGAAATCCAGTATTCACGTTAAGTCCTTTTGGAATAATAAAACATTTATTTTGGGTATATTGGCTGGTGTTTTCTTTGCCCTAACTTCTCTATTGTTAAGAGAGGCAAGCCTTGTTTCAGTAGTAAACCCTATCATGACTGCCGCCTATGTTTTGATGCTTTCTCTTGGGATTCAAGGGCTTATTTGCAGTGGATTAGTTCATTGGCAGGATTCTCAAAACTGGAAACAATTACATGGTCAAGCCAATACTATTCTATTTGTTGGCTTAACTGGAACGTTAGGCAGTATTGGTTGGTATACCGCCTTTAGTTATCAAGATGCGGCCATTGTGAAAGCATTCGGACAAATTGAATACATTGCTACCTTAGCCTTAACTCACTATTTTTTCCGTGAATCTATTAGTCGGATGGAGTGGCTTGGTATCATTAGTGTGCTGTTCTCGGTCGTTTTGTTATTGGTTGGTGTTTAA